In the Hevea brasiliensis isolate MT/VB/25A 57/8 chromosome 8, ASM3005281v1, whole genome shotgun sequence genome, TTAGTTATGTTGCTTGGAATATTGGGCTATCTAGCCACCTGGAACTGGAACCATTTGCTTTGAGATAAGACAGGACAGGCTCCAAGTTTTGTTCTGCTGGCCTGCCATCCCTCAGCACCTAATGGACCAAGACAAATTCTAAAACCCACAGCAAGTATAAACCGAAATCCAAAAGCTCACATCTTTATTAAGAAAAGAAAGCCCAATAGGCATCAAACCATTACATTAGATTACAGACATCCATATCTACTTGTTTATTGGATCGTAGGGGATAGGTATACCATTTCAGACAAACTGCAACCCACCAAGTTCGAATTTGCCGTTGTTTTCAGGCTCAGCCAGAGATATCAATGgccttgacatcaggtttcttgACTTCCTCTTTAGGCACGGTCACTGTCAAGACTCCACTTTCCATGCTTGCCTTAACCTGATCAACCTTCGCATTCTCTGGCAGCCTGAACCTCCTCAGGAATTTCCCACTTGACCTCTCAACTCTATGCAATTTATCattcttctcttccttctctttgcTTCTCTCTCCACTTATCTGCAAAACATTACCTTCCTCTATCTCCACTTTCACTTCCTCTTTCTTTAGCCCTGGAAGGTCAGCCTTGAAAACGTGAGCCTCCGGAGTCTCCTTCCAGTCTATGCGTGTGTTGGCAAAAGCTGACGTTTCGTTTGCGAACTCGAAGCGAGGAGCCGAGAGAGCTGTGCTTGGGAATGGGAAGTCATGGAAGGGGTCCCAGACGTCGAGAGAGAAGGGGTCGAAGATGTTTGTTCTACGGCCACCAAAGAGGCTGCTTGGAATAAGAGACATTTTCTTCCTTGGTTTTGAAACGGGAATTGATCAGAGAAGAATTAACTGAGATTGCTTAGTGAAGGCTTCTTGGTATTTCTTTGCTTGGAATGGGTTTTCTTGATTTTAAGGGTTAAAGAAAggaggtatttatagggtttgttTTCTTAACTGGGTTATGATGGATTTAAAGCTTCTGGAGATGGTGAGTTCGTTCTTGATTCTTCATGAAGATGGAGAAAGGGCGATCTTTCTCGAATATGGAAGAAACCCAAGAAAGCAACATGTGTCCGTGCATGGATGGAGAATATGAGACTGTGGGCTCCATTAGAGTCTCCTACTTGCGCACTAATGAGGTGAAATGTTTACGTTGGAATAAATGTGAAATTTCTACAATGTATCGTCTCAATTCTCCAAGCTTCCACTGCCTCCTACCATAtgctattttaataataatatctttctattatatttattaaaaaatcatattttttttttaaaaaatcaaagtataaaaataaaaaaattaaaaattatttcagTAGAAGCTAGCTGGGCATCCAATTCTCTTGCAGTTTTCCATACACCAAATGGTTCGGTAATATTTGATGCTAGCAAAGCGAAGTTCCATTCAACTGTCGATTCACGACTATGTTGGAAACCGAAAATCAAAATTCTTAAGGAATTAAATCGAACTGTTGGAGAAATCAAATCAGTTTAAttcgatttaatttgatttacCGGTTTGTGCATACTGCCTTTTCCACGCAGGCGAACATTGGTTTTACTTTTTCCCCTAACCCAACAGTAGCCAGATCACATCACGTTGGGTTTACAAACACTTAAGTATCAAAATACTATATAAATGCTGACAATTTTCAGTAAAACAATAATTTCAAACTATTGAAAGAATAAACAAAAATAAGTGATTTAATGGGATATAAAATGCCTATTATGCAGAATCTACCacagaaagtaaaaaaaaaaaaaaaaaaaaagagtgattTTGATCATATCCAAAGAAGAAAATAAGAGGAAGAATATAGGGAAAATAAGAGTAACAATACTATTATGCTCAAACAAAAACTCATTATGTAGTCACATTGATGCAACAAagggaaaaagaaataaaattgttttaattagTTCTCAATTTTGATGAACCACACAGAGCCAAAAACAGAATCAAGAAGATATTTGCATAAAAAAAgagatgaaaaatgaaattattcacATATTAATATTATACACGTTGAATACATCAAAACCCAGGTTACCCTTGTACCCAATCCATTGCAATTGGAACAAATCAGCACATGCAACACCAAGAATCCATTGTAATCACAGTACCCATGATAACAATAAGtacaaaaatcaaaataatattatcGATCACAGAACCTGCTACATAAATTAAAAGAAGAGCCCGTTACACATGGATTTAGAGAAGTTGTATGTTGTTGGTCTTTAATGAAGAGATGGCCACACTGTTGGATTGGGTCTGTGAGAGTCTATGTGACATGCAATCATGGAATCCATTTTTACAGACACAAATCCGGTGGTTCATGGCTTGATGTTGCATGTAGGAGGAAGGGAAGACGGAGGAAGAGTGAGAGCGCTGCAGCCTGCAGTAGGGATTACAATGGATAGGGTTTTTGAGGATATTTGATCCGACTAAACTCTAATAGGAAGAGTTTGGGTAATATATAATCGGGTTTGGGACGGATTCAGGTTTGAAATTTAATACTCGTGACGGGTTCGAGTCGGGTTCGGATTTTATATGTTGGGTATCCGTTACCCGaaccatttatataaatatttaattaaatataaaacatatgttttttttttttataataatatttataaatatttatatattttattttatacaaaataaaattgaaatattttatgaaattattaaattttaaaatacaaattattaataaaaataatttttttatatagattattaattaaaatatataaaattaaatgagtttaggTATTTTCTGAATAATAACAATCGAGTTTAGGACAGGTTCAggtagttaaaaataaattttaatcaagtttGGCACGGATTCGAGTTTTGAGAATATTAATCAGGTTCGATTTCGGGTAGAGTGATGTTCGCGGGTACCCTGCTTGTTGCCATCTTGAGCCTACAGGGGTTGGGCATGAACTAGAACATTGAATAAGTGTGTGAGGCGGTGAGAGAATGGAAGATATATTAACTTAGGAAATTTCTTACCTACATCAAGATATAAAATcattaaatcaataaaaaatcacaTTCATTAATAGCAATTGATGGGTGTATTTATTTCCGTGTAGGTAAAAATTATTCTTAATTCTAACTTCAAAACCCAGTGTTTAGTAAAATTTCGCTTTGGTTTTTTCCTTCAAAATTGAAATGAACCAatttaacaaaaaatttaaaaaacaaaaTCAAACTGATGCTACTCGCTCAAAACAAGATATCCGACGTGATAGTCAAAATGTCAAAGCTCATCAAAACTAAGCGAGAGACCGCTCAACCATCTAAATTGAGCAGTCTTGAGCCGAACAAGAAACAGTTTGGTCTAAACCCATAACGAGTAGCAACAAAGAAATCAACATTATTTGTTCGGTCATACAAGCCGAGCAAAACCTATACCAAATGGAAACAACATCAAAGATAGAAAAGATAAATTACAAGGAGCTAATCTCAGAATGTCAACTCGAGATTACCTCTATGATTAAGGcaacaattatttttttaaaaagctTATAAATGCTAGAGAAGGACTAGGAATAAGGTATGCATTTTTTCCATCTCAAatcaattataattctttttcgtCCTTTCATATCCGATTTATTGATTTGAGCATCGGAGTGGTTGGCTATAGAGCCACCCCTCACATTTTCTTTATTTGTAGATCTACATGGCATTGGGACTGGACCCCTAAAACTCACAGCAATATTAGTGGTGCCGTTTGTGGGAAGCTTAGATCATTGGCTGACAACCCACATTTGAGattattttttcttcattttttcattttttatgctTCTAGTGAGTTTTGATCTCTGGTCctaatcaaatatttttttttttttttatctttttcgaTTTTGCTATTTCAATGGCTGTAGATTTGAGGACTCAAAGCAAAAACATCATCTCCATCACCCCTACACTAGGAAGGGAACCATCGGCGGTGGCAATTACCTAGAGTTTGACCACACCCACCATCCCTTCTAGCGGTCATATTCCACCACACGACACTATCATGGCAGATCAGAAGAGCTCATTTTAAGGCATGACACTAGAGCAAGTTTACCAAAGCATCTAGGAAATGGAGACACAAATTGCCTTCCTCAAAAGACTGATTTTGGGAACCAGTGCCCTGCTAGGGATACCTGCACCAGAAGCAATGATTAGTTTTAAGGGTACCTTCTGGAGAGGTAGATTCGGCCCAATCTAAAGAGACCAAGCAGGAGATTGCTCGGTTGATAAGCAACTTGGGGAAAAAGACCAAACAAATCACAGCGAATGAGCAAGAGGAGCAATCCGATGAGTCACCTCTATCAAAGGTAAATTGAGGATTGGTGAAAGTAGTACAGAGGTACCAGAAATagttagaagaagaaaattttgggattagAGATAAGTCTCCACTATCTGAGCTAATTCTAGCCGAATAGTTCCCATCAAAATTCAAATTACTTGCACTAGACAACTAAAACAACAGACCCAAACTTTCAAACAACAATGTTATTATAAAATGTGAATGATTATCAACTGTGCCAGGTATTTCCAACAACACTAACCGGGTTAGCTTAGAAATGGCATCATCACCTTAGACTCAGATCAATTCAAAACTTTCATTAGCTCGCCTTTGAATTCAAGAACAAATTTATTTCTTGCATCAGTAAAAGTTATCTTCAGAcctctagaaaataaaataataggaGGGAGAATCCCTCAGGGAGTATATTACTCCATTCAATGTCGAGGCAATACAAGTTGAAAATTTGAACCACGAGACTGCATGTGAGGGGTTGAAAAAGGGAACAAAGAACATTAAGTTCTTTGACTCTTTAATAAAAAACCCAGCAGTGGACTACTACCAACTAATGGAGAGGACTCAGAAGTACATCAGGTTGGATGACGAGCGATAGGCTCTAAGAGAAGAAATGAAATCTGGATAAATAAAAGACCAAAGacaaaacaataaaaattatagCTCGGATCAGAGAGTGTATAGCTTGGATAGAAATCTTGAGCGGAGCAGAGGGAGGTTCCATAACTACACGCCATTGAATGAAGCGAGATCAAAAGTTCTGATGTGGATACAGAAGAATAATAAGCAGGTCAAATGGCCAAAGAAGCTCAAACTTGATACTTCAGGAAAGAGGGATAATTTTTATAGATTTCATGAAGATTATGACCACACCATCGATGAATGTAGACAGCTTAAAGATGAGATAGAATGATTAATTAGAGACGGTCGACTTAGGAGATCTACAAGGGAAAGTCAGGATGAAAAAAAAAGCATCTACTTGCAGAAGCAAGGATATCACTACAGAAAAAGATGAGAGTTCGACTGGGGTAATCAATGTAATCATAGGTGAACCAAACACAGAGACAATAGGCAATAAGAGGCCAGTTGAGCTGAGTAATACAGGAGGCCGAACAATCTTCTTGGTCGACAAAAATGAATTGAGCAAGGAGATAATGTAAcgctctcactttaggtagtctgtacattctactgttccgattactaatgtctgtccagatagtcagaatgtctggaaatatatttaaactagagtgaggagtcataaataacttaaataatgataagaataatttaaaaaaaattttagaaaattgaatgcaagaggttaaatgagctggagctatgacgatgggtaaccctaaacggaagcgactgtgaagacagttggcgACCCTCGACCCatggaaaaccctgtgaaataattatttggacttaaatgaaggattattgaggtttatatgacaatagaattccaagaaaatacaaaaaaaattatgtaaatagatacagacaattttagctcattaaacaaaatgaagggcattttggtcatttcacctttagagataatttttgatcaacttgttcatttaagtaagtgagatttatgatataaaatatgagtaaatattaataaaaatttaattaaaaataagtaagaaagagaagaaaagaaataaaaaaacaaaatgaaatttaattcaaCTTATTACGTTAAGCATGATGaaagatgatgtaattaaaaatttccTAGCTAATCACAATTAGACAAGCCTAAGTATAAAAGCCAAAAAGGgaaataattaaa is a window encoding:
- the LOC110633701 gene encoding 17.3 kDa class I heat shock protein, whose amino-acid sequence is MSLIPSSLFGGRRTNIFDPFSLDVWDPFHDFPFPSTALSAPRFEFANETSAFANTRIDWKETPEAHVFKADLPGLKKEEVKVEIEEGNVLQISGERSKEKEEKNDKLHRVERSSGKFLRRFRLPENAKVDQVKASMESGVLTVTVPKEEVKKPDVKAIDISG